TAGAGTTCTTGATTGCAAGTGTTACACCGCATTGATTCACATAagaattattattgtatatttgaTTACAATTTAAACCTCAATTTGGCACATGTAAGAAATCTCATATGAATAGAGGATGAACAGAAGTTAGATGGAGAGATAATAAAGAAATAATGCATGAATTAATACTCTTTTCTAAATACGTGTACCACCTACACTATATACACCCGTCAGacaacttttaatttttttctctattttttttaatatatatattgcaTCATATATCATTTATCTCTCATTTTTTGGTCATCTATTGTTTTTAAATAAACATGTTCTAACTATATCATTTACATGCAGGAACAAATGCAACCACCATTTACAACTGGCCAAAAGTACAACCACCACATGCTCCCGCAGCCAAACCCAGTGATCTTCCACGACGGCCGCCTCGTCAAGCGGCCGACACCCGCAACCTCCCTGCTAATCATCCTCTGGATGCCCTTAGGCATAGTACTCGCCATAATCCGCCTCAGTGTCGGCTGCATCCTACCATTTTGGATCATCCCTCACATGTCAAGGCTTTTCAGCTGCAAAGTTGTCGTCAGAGGCAAGCCACCGCCCCCTCCTTCTCGCGGCAGCTCTGGTGTCCTCTTCGTCTGTACCCACCGCACCCTCATGGACCCCGTCATCCTTGCCTCCGTGCTCGGCCGTAAAGTCCCCGCTGTCACCTACTCTATTTCACGCATATCAGAGATCCTCTCTCCAATCCCCACCGTGAGGCTAACGAGAAAGCGAAATGTAGACGCCGAGAGAATCAAAGAAGAACTCTCCAAAGGAGATCTCGCGGTGTGCCCTGAAGGAACCACGTGTCGCGAGCCTTTCCTTTTGAGGTTCAGTGCGCTCTTTGCAGAGCTTACTGACCGAATAGTCCCGGTGGCTATGAACTACCGGGTGGGATTCTTCCACGCCACCACTGCAAGGGGATGGAAGGGTCTTGATGCAGTTTTCTTTTTCATGAACCCGAGGCCGGTTTATGAGGTGACTTTCCTGAACCAGTTGCCGGTTGAGGCCACATGCTCGTCGGGGAAGAGTCCACATGACGTGGCGAACTATGTGCAGAGGATACTGGCAGCTACTTTAGGGTTTGAGTGCACCAACTTCACAAGGAAAGACAAGTATAGGGTGTTGGCTGGGAATGACGGCATCGTATCTTGCACTTCCTTCCTTGATCGGGTAATGAAGGTGGTGAGCACTTTCAAGCCATTTTTACAGTGACATTGTGTAAACATAagaaaaatggaaagaaaaaaacgataattgttttattttatgattTGTTTCTATTGGTAGCAGCTTTGTGTATTGAAGaattatcttaatttttttttgtaaatcttttggttttttctatagattgattttttttatttgacagATGTCTCTATCCATTAGAGAAGTGATTGTATGTTGCTTACCTTTAGACGGTCTAGGCCAACACATTTAGTTAtgacttattatttatttctcgGGGCATTCACTTTAATAAATTCAATAAAGTATACATCACGAACATGTGTTTaattagttgttttttttttctttctaaattaCCTCAAGTGATAATAGGATAAAATCACTATAACAtttaggggttgtctaaataaccctacataaaatttgggttaaattacCCTTGATGAGATGTCCCAGTAATAATAGAACATGTGTATTTATTAATTCCAGCTCATTTCATTATTCATTTTACTCTAATTTATTTGCACAATAAACCAAtcaattagaataattaatatataactCGTTATATAACTCCTTTTTCCAAAAAACTGAGAACCCCGAATCCCCAATTTCTTCCATGCTTTAatctgctttgtttgctcatCTTCTTGGTCTCTTTGCTAAGGATATTAATTCGCGATTCAACATATACACAAAGTCATCTTTTATGCAAACACGTTTCTACATATGTAAGAACAATTGACTGTTTATACTTTATACTATGAGTTTGTCGATTTTATTGGTTCATATATGAGACATTAAAATATTCAGCAAATGACATTAAGATCATGAAACGAGGGAAAAAATGTTTTCTTAAAAGAGAATTAGCTGGGTGGATAAGCTATGTGTATGCGTGTTTGGAAAATCACCTCAAGTGATAATAGGATAAAATCACTATCACATTTAGTGGCTTAATTTTGAAGTTTTACATCGGCTAAACCGAAGCTATCCGTGACATATTAGCGTCAGGGCAAATGTGGATTTTTGACTTTAAATCAAGTCTCTCTTATACTAAACAACACAATTAATATGTATAATATTGTACTTAAGTTTTATCATTTCTCTCTCTATTGTCGCTGGATCTCCCTTCATAGGGCTGTTGTAGTCGAAGAATGATGAGGAGAGGTGAAGATAAATGGTACATCGGGATGTTATGCATGGTGAGGGGGAGTGAGTTTTGGTTTATTTATGGGTTTTGGCTCTGGGTTGATAGGTTTGAAGGAAAATGATGGTGGgtgggaggaagaagatgaagaggaagagaaatatAGGGACCAAATATGATGCTAGTAGAATTTGTATGCTCAGTTAAATTAATGAAACTAGATATGGATGATCTTGATTAGGAGTGAAAAATGTACATGTGAATGaacttttttaaaacaaaatttttGGGATGAAaagctataaaaaaaaattacatggacCATTTTAAAGAAGGGTGTATATGTTAggggaaaaaatatatttaaccatAGACTTATAATTTGATTGAGGAATAAATTGTTAAATTTTATTAGGAATATTTAGGGAGCTTTTCCTCTTCATAACAGGCAATGACCACAACTTCCACCGAAGACATGTCTTCAGGGAATCCAACTCAGCAGCGGATAGCTTCACGAAGAATGGTATCTCCATGCCAAGTGACTCTAGGGTGTTTGAAGCCCCTCCTCTTTTTGTATTGTTCGTTTCGTTTCATGTTTAACTTCTGCAATACTCTCTACCTGATATCTTAGTCTTCTTCTTGCTTGGGCTATAGCCCCGATttactcataaaaaaaaatgcataacCAGCTACACATGTCGGTTTAGTCGGTAAAGACGAAACATTTCCTCTCAAAAgtttgttagaagtctcacattggctagagatagggCATAAATATCCTTTATAATGGTAGTGCACTAGTGCAAACCAACTCtagagctagcttttgtggttgagtatagacctcccaatttctaataaaatTTGTATGTTCGATTCTCGTTGCTAACGTGAAAGTTATGTTGGTGGACGATCTGTAACTATCTTTGTAAGGATCCCCAGAGCAAATGGTTTGGTCTGAGGTAGTGATCAGGCCCAACCCACTCAAACTTTTATTCATCTAAAACAAAATACCCTCCCTGACCACATCGGAGGGATTAACGGCTAAGTCACCTTGTGAAGAGGAGGATGAAACATGGCAAACCTTATTATCATTTGCATGCTCATTCTGAGTTAAGCTAGTTGGAGACACACCAGACGTAGCTACAGGTACTTACTGATGAAACTCTGAGATAGAAATTTTAGGTTGTTATAAGAGACCAGAACTGGTATCAAACGAATTGATCATAGaatttttttatcttctctCTTCATggagttttttattttctttctatttcactacTGCATCCCTATCCACTGCATGCATTCGAGAAAACCCTTTTCGATAGCTATTCTTTATAGTAAGTGACTGAATATTAGATTAGTGTCGTTTATATAATTTCTTGCTCAGTGAGAATCTACCATTGTCAATTACTTGAAACCAGTACAAGATTTTGTTATGGCGTTCCGCGTTTGGCATAAATTATTCTATTCTGAATACTTTATttgatttcaaaattcaaattactTTGATTGTTTAATTAAGTGGCTATGTGACTGGAATCTTGGAGTATGAATTTCTTTTTTGTATGATTTGGGTGGAACAAATTTATTCAGAAACTTAGGTTGAATGTGGATTGTACATTGCctttttttattactttttttgcTTGCTTTTGCAACCACTCATGCTCAAAATCAAGGTACTAAAATTTGCTAAACATTGAAACCAATTAGCATGGAAGACGGCAACGGAGTGCGTTCGAGTTTTGCGGTTGATATTATTAAATGCAGAGCCAAAGAGGTTCCGATTTTTGATTCTCGGATAatcattcttttattttttccttcGAATAAAAGGAGATTCATTTTGGTgatgtttcttctgattcttttATAATGGCTAGTTTTTAAGGTATGGTGTGAAGTGTGAAGAAGCATGATGGGGCGTTTAAAGTAGAGATTTGTGATATATAAAGCAGAgattttcatcatcttcttttATGAGGTGCATTTTCTTTATAAACAAACATATCTTGTTTGGAGGGTAGAGGATCAACACAGTCCTTATATAGACTTTCATGGATATATTCTAGTTCTATGATTTTCAAGAACTACCCCTTTCAAAATGGATAACTGAGTCTATTCTTTCACAAACACTAAAAGTGCATTGAGGACTTGAAACGTGTGGTTTGTTGAGGTTAAGGCCCTTTCTGCCAGTTTGTTCTTCCTCTTTTGTCTGATGCCGTTTTAGAAGCACTGGTTGTAATTTACTTTAGTTTTGTTTCTGCGCTGTGCCTGTCATTGATGTATGTGATAGCATTACTATGTTTACATATTTATATAGTACAATGGATCATAGCAACTGTGTAGAGGTTCAAAAGAAAATTAGTGTTAAAGAGGGACACAATCAGGTGAGTGATCACTGCTGTGCAAATAAGTTTTGAGCTCTGCAGGGACCACTACCTCAATTGGGCTGGCCTCGTGCTGTGGTTCTTGGCCGAGCTCGCGTTGATTAGTTCATTATTATTGTTAATTAATTGCTTGAAACCTTCCCCTTTTCATGTCCAAACACATTATTAAATGTGGTTTATTCTCTCTGTCAAACAGCTTTTGCTTTGCTGTTGTGCAGTTCTATGGAGTAAGGAAGTTGGAAGCTGCTTTTGTTGTTGTGCAGTTCTCATTGCTACCATGGCTCTTTCTTTTGGCTGGGTATTTGATGACGCAAAACCTagtggaaaagaacttttgatAGGTAAATTTTATATGATTGTGTAGCTGAAATATCACTTTTGTATATGACCCAAATTTTTGTCTTCTTTAATAGCTTGCATCTCTTACTGACTTTTTGGGAATGAAAATATATCTGTCCACTGGTATATAGCCTTCCTTGTTCCTCCTTCTGGTAGGTATTTTCAGAAATGATAATGTTACCAGCCACCTGCAGGTATCCTAATCATACTATTATCTCATATGCAGTGTTGTTAATGGTGGATGGCGGACTATGTTGGAGAGCCAAAAACCCGCCATATTGACAAATAATGATGGCGGGCAGATTATGGCGGGATATCGACCATGACAAAGCTAAAAATCCGCCATGAGATTCCGCTATGGCAGATATTTGGTAACACTGCTAATATGTACTTTAGGAAGCAACATTAGCAACTGTTACGGAGTACATGGTAGATGGTTCTCTTAGGCATGTATTGCATCGTAAAGATAGGGCTAATAATATGCAAGGTAAAAACTGGCTTTTCACCAGGTTGGTGATTTTGACCTGTCAAAAATTAAGCAAGACACCCCTGGAGGCTGGTGGTGTGAGTGGAACCCTACTTTGGATGGCACTAGAGCTACTGAATGGTAGAAGCAACAAGAAATAACAAATTATGCGATCATGAATTCATTATCATAATGAAAAATGAGGAATTCATATTGTCTCTTAAGTTTTGTTGCGTCTTTTATATCCATCAGCCTCCATTATCAGCTGACCAGGTGAATGCTTCCGCAGATTTTGATTATGAATGAGGTCGGTACCGTAACATTTGGTGTTATGTTTTCCCTCCCTAGAATAATTTGTATCTTCTTTTAACTTCTGTGTTCTACCTAGAGTTTGCCTAATGGTTGTGTTTGGGGTCGTGGTGACTGTGGCAAGGATAGGGCCAGAGGTACTTGTCTGCATTTTTCATTTCCATGAACCATATTATGCTTATCAGGTGTTTGTTTTCTCTAAGGTGAGTTGATTGTGATTGATGGAGTTTGTTATTTGAGTCCATTATATTGTTTCCTCATCTTATTTTTAATGTAAAGCTAATGCCTTAGATGTTGTGGATGATCACATTTGGAAGTTTGTCATAGGGGCATTATGATGTTTGAATGCATCTCGATCAGTAACGGTTAGATGTGCGATATTTTTAACGGGATGTCACTTCTTGATGTCCACTAGGCATTAGCTATTTATCATGATAAGTGTTACCAAGATATCATACCTATTTCTTGTAAAGTTGTATTAGAAAGaatgaataaatgaaaaatattgcTATAGCTTGGCAGTAAGTCAGTAAAGAATTAACTATATACATGTTGAATGGCTTGACAGTATAAAATTTCAAATTGTTCAATAGTCATATATTGAATTGACTAGGAAGGGGTAAGACATTAATATTATCATTTAGCTAGCAATTAGCTGCCTGCTGAATATTTAACAATATTTTTTCCATCAAATAACCGTGAATAGCTAGACTTGTCCTAACTATTTGGCTAGGAAATATAAAGCTATATTTGAGTTGCAGAGTAACGATGAAACTCTTAAAATTTGCTTCAACTTCACTGCCAAAAAATTTGGCAGCTAATCAGCTACTAGTTTTATGCTGCCAACATTTCTTAGCTAAACTTACTCTTTCTAaagctaaataatttttttgctagcaATTTGTTGCGTATTCCATTGTAGCAAATCTGCAGATTTCTTGTTGTGAATGAGAGGGAGAAATTAGATAGGAGTGAGTCAGAGGAGACTTTGGTATGTGGAAATGAATGGAAAATGGTAGGTTCCACGTTACTTTTTACTTCTCTGGAATAAGTGAAGAAAGGTGTTCTTGATTAGGTACTTTTTACTTAAACCAAACAATATTTCTTGTAGTGGGTTacctttgaaaaataaaaagcatTGAACAAATGGGTCtttaatattaagtttttgGGCCTGAATTTTTGCCTATCCAAACTAGTAGTGAAATACAAAATTTATATTGGACAAATTGTCAATGTTGTAGAAAATTCAACCAAATAATTCACTAAAAACAAAAGACCAAGACTTGCTTTATGGTCAACTCTGACCAGTTAAATGTAACAACATTGTGGGATAAGTCTTTGTTGCTCCTGTTTGTTTCTTAGCTGTGTAGTAATCAGAATTCAAGGTTACTCTTGTTGCTGTTTTGGAGATTGGAGCAATTGGAGTACCCATAAAGCTGTTGCCAAGCTTGTGCTGAAAGTTCGGGAAACAAGGTAAATGTAACCTTTTGTCAAAAAAAAGTAAATGTGGCCCAAAATAAATTTTCCCTTGTAATATTACTAAGTAAGATTATTTGCTTTTTGATTTTGAACTGTTTATGGGTGACAAGTTTGCTTGCTTATTATGTGAATGTCTTTCAGTTGGGTTTTAGTTGAGTTTAAAGCCTTCTTTAAGGTTGACTTTCAGAAATGAGTTTAAGGATGTATCTTTCTATGTTCTGTTTTGTCAGGCTAATCAATTTGCACATAGTGGAGTAAATTGATGGAGTATGTTTATGGCTTTGCATCTTCCATTTCAAGAGATTTGGTGTGTGGAGCAGTAGACCAGTTGCGATACCCCTGCTGCTTCAACAACTTTGTTGAAGACCTTGCAAAGGAAGAGGGCAATTTGATCACAACAAGAGATAGCGTCCAAGACCGTGTGGCACGAGCTAAGAAACAAACAAGAAAGACAGCTGTGGTTGTTGATAAGTGGCTGAAGGATGCTAACACTGACATAGACTCTGTGGACCAGTTACTAAAACAAGCTAGAACAAAAAAAAGCTCATGTCTTGGCCACTGTCCGGATTGGATTTGGCAATACCGTCTAGGCAGGAAGTTGGCAAAGAAAAAAGGGGACATCAAAACATGCATTGAAGAAGGTAGACAGTTTGTACAAATTGAACGCCCTGCTTCACTTAGGGGATATTATTTTTCTTCAGAAAAATGCTGGGAATTCAATAGTAGAAAATCTGCTTGTGAGGATCTTATGAATGCACtggaagaagatgaggtgacCGTTATTGGCTTGTATGGGATGGGGGGTTGTGGTAAAACCATGTTGGCAATGGAAGTAAGGAGGAGAGCAAGTCATCTTTTTGATCGAGTGCTTTTTGTGCCTGTGTCCAGCATGGTACAGGTCCAAAGGATCCAAGAAAAAATTGCAAGCTCGCTGGAGTTTGAATTCCAAGAGAAGGATGAAGTAGAGAGATCCCGACGCCTGTGCATGAGGTTAAATCAAGAAGAAAGGTTCCTTGTCATTCTGGATGATGTGTGGCAAATGCTTGATTTTGAAGCCATAGGGATTCCTTCTAAAGAAGGTTGTAAGGTTCTCATCACCACTCGATCTGAAGCAGTTTGTACTTTGATGGATTGCCAAAGAAAGGTTCACCTATCAACCTTAACCAATGATGAGACTTGGGGTCTTTTCGAAAAGCAAGCACTCATATCTGAGGGCACTTCTACCGCAGTGAAGCATTTGGCAAGAGAAATTTCAGATGAATGTAAAGGATTGCCTGTTGCCATTGTAGCTGTGGCTAATAGCTTAAAAGGCAAAACCGAGGTGGAATGGAGGGTTGCATTGGATAGATTGAAAAGTTCAAAACCGGTGAATATTGAAAATGGTTTCCAAAATCCTTACAAGTGCTTGCGGTTGAGCTACGATAATTTGCATATGGAAGAAGCCAAGTCCCTTTTCCTGTTGTGTTCTGCATTTCCTGAGGATTGTGAAATTCCAGTTGAACTTTTAACTAGAACAGCGATAGCGCTAGGCTTGGTTGGAGAAGTTCGCTCATATGAAGGGGCAAGGAATGAAGTGACTGCAGCTAAAAATAAGCTCATAAGTTCTTGTTTGTTGTTAGATGTTGATGAAGGAAAGTGTGTCAAAATGCATGACCTAGTCCGCAATGTTGCCCATTGGATTGCACAGAATGAGAATAAGTTGATTAAGTGCGCACTGGAAAAGGATACGACTTGGGAACATACTTCAGCACGGTATCTATGGTGTGAGAATTTTCCAAATAATTTGGATTGTTCCAACCTTGAGTTTCTAGTTCTACACATGCTCAAAGATTCTGAACTATCGGATGAAGTTTTCAAAGGAATGAGAATGCTCAAAGTTTTATTCCTTTACAACAAGGGTAGGGAGAGAAGGCCACTGTTGTCAACTTTATTAAAATCACTGACAAATCTTTGTTGCATGCTCCTACATAACTGGGAATTAGGTGACATTTCGTTTGTGGGAGATATGAAGAAACTTGAAAGTCTTACATTGTGTGATTGTTCCTTCCTTGAATTACCTGATGTGGTTACACAAATGACAACCTTGAGATTGCTGGATTTGTCGGAATGTGACACAAAAAGGAATCCTTTTGAGGTGATTGGAAGACACCCGAAACTGGAAGAACTCTACTTCACTGATCGCAGATCAAAGTGGGACAATGTATACACAGCTGAATTTTTCAAAAGTTTTAGTGTCCCCCAAGTATTGCACAGGTATCAAATAAAACTAGGAACGATGTTTGCAGGTTTCCAGCAAGAGTTTCTCAATCATCACAGAACTTTGTTTCTCAGTTATTTGGATACATCTAATGCAGCtgttagggatttggccaagaAAGCAGAGGTTTTGTGGATAGCAGGTATTGAGGGaggtactaaaaatatcatccCAGACATGGAAGGAGAAAGTATGAATCATTTAATTGAGCTTCTGGTATGTGATTCTGAAGGGGTAGAGTGTTTGGTTGACACTAGCAATCATTGGAGCGAGGTTGGAGCTCTCTTCCCCAAGTTGCATTGGCTAAGAATTGAGCGCATGCAGCATTTAGGAGCTTTACACCATGGTCCTCTTCCTCTTAATGGACATTTTCAGAAATTAGAGGATCTATATATAAGTCATTGTCCAAAGCTGACGTGTCTTGATGTTGCTCTGAATCTGGTACAACTGAAGAAACTAGAAATATTATCCTGTCCTACACTTAGGCATATACTGGCTGATGATGAGATAAGTACAGATGATCACAAGTTGTTGTTTCCCAAATTGAAAAAGCTCCATGTGAGAGAGTGTGAAGAGCTTGAATATATAATCCCAATCACTTTTGCTCAAGGCCTTGCACAGCTGGAGTGTTTGGAAATTGTATGCAATCGTAAGTTGAGATACGTGTTTGGCCAATGCGCAGGTCAAAATGAACTCAAGATTGAGCTTTCTTCCCTGGAAGAACTTACACTTGTTAAGTTGCCAAATATCAATAGCATTTGCCCGGAAGATTGTTATCTAACATGGCCATCTCTGCGGCAGTTCAATTTGCAAAATTGTCCAGAGTTTTTCATGGCGTCTGTTAATACTTGCATGGCTTTGCATAACAATCAGATAACCGCTGAAGCTTCACATCTAACCGTTCAAAGTGTGAAAGAAGTTCGAGTCAGCGACTGCGAGCTAGATGGTATCTTTCAGCTGGCAGGACTATCCATTGATGGAGAGCAGGATCCATT
This is a stretch of genomic DNA from Lotus japonicus ecotype B-129 chromosome 1, LjGifu_v1.2. It encodes these proteins:
- the LOC130733702 gene encoding glycerol-3-phosphate acyltransferase 5-like yields the protein MESVVSELEGTLLKNSDTFSYFMLVAFEASGLVRFVLLLLLWPVIQLLDMVGMGDLGLKLMIFVAVAGVPRNEIESVARAVLPKFYFDDLDMEAWKVFSSCDKRVVVTKIPRIMVEMFVKEHLRADEVIGSELCFNRFGLATGMVQGGSISNVSERVAKVFNNEGPTLGMSSRPSDASSCTSSFIQLCKEQMQPPFTTGQKYNHHMLPQPNPVIFHDGRLVKRPTPATSLLIILWMPLGIVLAIIRLSVGCILPFWIIPHMSRLFSCKVVVRGKPPPPPSRGSSGVLFVCTHRTLMDPVILASVLGRKVPAVTYSISRISEILSPIPTVRLTRKRNVDAERIKEELSKGDLAVCPEGTTCREPFLLRFSALFAELTDRIVPVAMNYRVGFFHATTARGWKGLDAVFFFMNPRPVYEVTFLNQLPVEATCSSGKSPHDVANYVQRILAATLGFECTNFTRKDKYRVLAGNDGIVSCTSFLDRVMKVVSTFKPFLQ
- the LOC130733703 gene encoding uncharacterized protein LOC130733703 isoform X2, whose amino-acid sequence is MEYVYGFASSISRDLVCGAVDQLRYPCCFNNFVEDLAKEEGNLITTRDSVQDRVARAKKQTRKTAVVVDKWLKDANTDIDSVDQLLKQARTKKSSCLGHCPDWIWQYRLGRKLAKKKGDIKTCIEEGRQFVQIERPASLRGYYFSSEKCWEFNSRKSACEDLMNALEEDEVTVIGLYGMGGCGKTMLAMEVRRRASHLFDRVLFVPVSSMVQVQRIQEKIASSLEFEFQEKDEVERSRRLCMRLNQEERFLVILDDVWQMLDFEAIGIPSKEGCKVLITTRSEAVCTLMDCQRKVHLSTLTNDETWGLFEKQALISEGTSTAVKHLAREISDECKGLPVAIVAVANSLKGKTEVEWRVALDRLKSSKPVNIENGFQNPYKCLRLSYDNLHMEEAKSLFLLCSAFPEDCEIPVELLTRTAIALGLVGEVRSYEGARNEVTAAKNKLISSCLLLDVDEGKCVKMHDLVRNVAHWIAQNENKLIKCALEKDTTWEHTSARYLWCENFPNNLDCSNLEFLVLHMLKDSELSDEVFKGMRMLKVLFLYNKGRERRPLLSTLLKSLTNLCCMLLHNWELGDISFVGDMKKLESLTLCDCSFLELPDVVTQMTTLRLLDLSECDTKRNPFEVIGRHPKLEELYFTDRRSKWDNVYTAEFFKSFSVPQVLHRYQIKLGTMFAGFQQEFLNHHRTLFLSYLDTSNAAVRDLAKKAEVLWIAGIEGGTKNIIPDMEGESMNHLIELLVCDSEGVECLVDTSNHWSEVGALFPKLHWLRIERMQHLGALHHGPLPLNGHFQKLEDLYISHCPKLTCLDVALNLVQLKKLEILSCPTLRHILADDEISTDDHKLLFPKLKKLHVRECEELEYIIPITFAQGLAQLECLEIVCNRKLRYVFGQCAGQNELKIELSSLEELTLVKLPNINSICPEDCYLTWPSLRQFNLQNCPEFFMASVNTCMALHNNQITAEASHLTVQSVKEVRVSDCELDGIFQLAGLSIDGEQDPLTSCLEILYLENLPRLRYLCRSDIESTNLQFQNLQQIQVTGCRRLKSIFSSSMAGGLPQLKELKIESCNQLDQIIEDEGTLFPSGSYNLPSLTRLTIKSCSMLDSLFTTSTAKTLTSLEELMIQDCHGLKHLLTCGKDKKEETVQDDMSMLSSLKKLSIMNCHLLQYILPVSFARGLAKLEAIEITETPELRSVFGENIHSSHQYQNKFQIELPVLEKVTLCSICSSLQLLGMNNVGLSINNLLVDSKAMHSDHSSKTDAGEGETSMTIQRKLISVCIENGSKIEGIFHLKGVPVNGQQVTSWLEDLKLANLPELMHIWMGVKHLVRLQHLHKVHIFNCPKLKFVFSSSVLRTLPLLKILVVEQCEELEQIIEDDEENDNVPNPQSPKACFSQLKFLLVTHCNNLKHLMYMSTPHHKFPELEYLILNQDSHLVQVFEAEPGVKQGKVETLFPKLKHVMLTQLPNLNNICHGIEFQTLPNLLIHNCPRLSFTSTTTLEDMLQISDPDEEIDFYLRLHLHDISGSITKKGNKGTQDFQSLEQKLTPIPLLKLTELGDEQSMDEACLTNQQKQLGESIINSGVEEETPSKNANIVYSSICSESSSSLVTSQLKLCPHSGISLSQTETDTNKESEDHPINLGDLCVSEMAAENPSTKDNLVAKALVDLEESLKMPLKDIARSEVNSIRLLTALKFLSHLPLKDVAISDGLKTIIDSMHDKLPIILCSFKQALVTTDKFAHQNEASVTTLVSKISKANDFLDEAQQKEEILKEEIVRLKKEMKDREDDLSSLQEEKKKCIQETIGYKREFQMVEDQRKSRHELFEVDYKWSALCCQFQHNRIVDRNQC
- the LOC130733703 gene encoding uncharacterized protein LOC130733703 isoform X1, with the protein product MEYVYGFASSISRDLVCGAVDQLRYPCCFNNFVEDLAKEEGNLITTRDSVQDRVARAKKQTRKTAVVVDKWLKDANTDIDSVDQLLKQARTKKSSCLGHCPDWIWQYRLGRKLAKKKGDIKTCIEEGRQFVQIERPASLRGYYFSSEKCWEFNSRKSACEDLMNALEEDEVTVIGLYGMGGCGKTMLAMEVRRRASHLFDRVLFVPVSSMVQVQRIQEKIASSLEFEFQEKDEVERSRRLCMRLNQEERFLVILDDVWQMLDFEAIGIPSKEGCKVLITTRSEAVCTLMDCQRKVHLSTLTNDETWGLFEKQALISEGTSTAVKHLAREISDECKGLPVAIVAVANSLKGKTEVEWRVALDRLKSSKPVNIENGFQNPYKCLRLSYDNLHMEEAKSLFLLCSAFPEDCEIPVELLTRTAIALGLVGEVRSYEGARNEVTAAKNKLISSCLLLDVDEGKCVKMHDLVRNVAHWIAQNENKLIKCALEKDTTWEHTSARYLWCENFPNNLDCSNLEFLVLHMLKDSELSDEVFKGMRMLKVLFLYNKGRERRPLLSTLLKSLTNLCCMLLHNWELGDISFVGDMKKLESLTLCDCSFLELPDVVTQMTTLRLLDLSECDTKRNPFEVIGRHPKLEELYFTDRRSKWDNVYTAEFFKSFSVPQVLHRYQIKLGTMFAGFQQEFLNHHRTLFLSYLDTSNAAVRDLAKKAEVLWIAGIEGGTKNIIPDMEGESMNHLIELLVCDSEGVECLVDTSNHWSEVGALFPKLHWLRIERMQHLGALHHGPLPLNGHFQKLEDLYISHCPKLTCLDVALNLVQLKKLEILSCPTLRHILADDEISTDDHKLLFPKLKKLHVRECEELEYIIPITFAQGLAQLECLEIVCNRKLRYVFGQCAGQNELKIELSSLEELTLVKLPNINSICPEDCYLTWPSLRQFNLQNCPEFFMASVNTCMALHNNQITAEASHLTVQSVKEVRVSDCELDGIFQLAGLSIDGEQDPLTSCLEILYLENLPRLRYLCRSDIESTNLQFQNLQQIQVTGCRRLKSIFSSSMAGGLPQLKELKIESCNQLDQIIEDEGTLFPSGSYNLPSLTRLTIKSCSMLDSLFTTSTAKTLTSLEELMIQDCHGLKHLLTCGKDKKEETVQDDMSMLSSLKKLSIMNCHLLQYILPVSFARGLAKLEAIEITETPELRSVFGENIHSSHQYQNKFQIELPVLEKVTLCSICSSLQLLGMNNVGLSINNLLVDSKAMHSDHSSKTDAGEGETSMTIQRKLISVCIENGSKIEGIFHLKGVPVNGQQVTSWLEDLKLANLPELMHIWMGVKHLVRLQHLHKVHIFNCPKLKFVFSSSVLRTLPLLKILVVEQCEELEQIIEDDEENDNVPNPQSPKACFSQLKFLLVTHCNNLKHLMYMSTPHHKFPELEYLILNQDSHLVQVFEAEPGVKQGKVETLFPKLKHVMLTQLPNLNNICHGIEFQTLPNLLIHNCPRLSFTSTTTLEDMLQISDPDEEIDFYLRLHLHDISGSITKKGNKGTQDFQSLEQKLTPIPLLKLTEQLGDEQSMDEACLTNQQKQLGESIINSGVEEETPSKNANIVYSSICSESSSSLVTSQLKLCPHSGISLSQTETDTNKESEDHPINLGDLCVSEMAAENPSTKDNLVAKALVDLEESLKMPLKDIARSEVNSIRLLTALKFLSHLPLKDVAISDGLKTIIDSMHDKLPIILCSFKQALVTTDKFAHQNEASVTTLVSKISKANDFLDEAQQKEEILKEEIVRLKKEMKDREDDLSSLQEEKKKCIQETIGYKREFQMVEDQRKSRHELFEVDYKWSALCCQFQHNRIVDRNQC